The following proteins are co-located in the Paenibacillus sp. FSL H8-0079 genome:
- the ectB gene encoding diaminobutyrate--2-oxoglutarate transaminase: MTFETMESNVRSYCRHFPAVFDKAKDDQLYTVDGRPYIDFFAGAGALNYGHNNEYIKNEIMAYIESDRIMHGLDMYTQAKLDFIEYFSESVLKKKGMEYKLQFCGPTGTNAVEAALKLARKYTGRSGVFSFMGGYHGMSLGSLAVTSNRDSRQGAGRALDGVTFIPYPNEHNHYFDSAAYIEYILEDTHSGIEKPAAIILETVQAEGGIYVAETSWLKKIRAICDRYDILLICDDVQVGCGRTGPFFSYERAEILPDLVVLSKSISGYGLPMSLLLMKPHLDIWNPGEHNGTFRGNQLAFIAAKAALEYREQVSLEEQVYAKETMLKQVWNEEILKQHPNIDIRGIGLIWGLDFSKFEPDIAAKVQKACYERGLIVERVGRHDSVVKVMPPLNISNHNLRKGIDILKESIASVLTLQEEKVVQKI, encoded by the coding sequence ATGACTTTTGAAACGATGGAATCCAATGTGAGAAGTTATTGCAGACATTTCCCGGCCGTATTTGATAAAGCCAAAGATGATCAACTCTATACCGTGGATGGTCGTCCGTATATTGATTTCTTTGCAGGTGCTGGTGCACTTAACTATGGACATAACAATGAATATATCAAAAACGAAATCATGGCCTACATTGAATCGGATCGAATTATGCATGGGCTCGATATGTACACGCAAGCGAAGCTTGATTTTATTGAATATTTCTCTGAATCGGTACTGAAGAAAAAAGGGATGGAATACAAGCTTCAATTCTGCGGCCCTACCGGAACCAATGCGGTAGAAGCTGCGTTGAAGCTGGCACGCAAATATACGGGGCGGTCGGGTGTGTTTTCTTTCATGGGCGGTTATCATGGTATGTCCCTGGGGAGTCTGGCCGTGACCAGTAATCGGGACAGCCGACAGGGTGCAGGCAGAGCATTAGACGGTGTAACCTTTATTCCATATCCGAATGAGCATAATCATTATTTTGATAGTGCTGCCTACATCGAATATATTTTGGAAGATACCCACTCGGGTATTGAGAAGCCGGCTGCCATCATATTGGAGACGGTACAGGCAGAGGGTGGTATCTATGTTGCGGAGACTTCGTGGTTGAAGAAAATCAGGGCCATCTGTGATCGCTACGACATATTGTTAATATGCGACGATGTGCAGGTGGGATGCGGTAGAACGGGGCCGTTCTTCTCCTACGAGCGAGCCGAGATACTTCCTGATCTGGTCGTTCTCTCCAAATCTATTAGCGGGTATGGATTGCCGATGTCCTTGTTGTTGATGAAGCCGCATCTCGATATCTGGAATCCGGGCGAACATAATGGAACCTTTCGCGGAAACCAGCTGGCCTTTATCGCAGCCAAAGCAGCACTGGAATACAGGGAACAGGTATCTCTGGAAGAGCAGGTGTACGCGAAAGAGACCATGTTGAAGCAGGTATGGAATGAGGAGATATTGAAGCAACACCCTAACATTGATATTCGGGGGATTGGTCTGATCTGGGGGCTGGATTTCTCCAAATTCGAACCGGATATTGCAGCAAAGGTGCAGAAGGCTTGCTACGAGCGTGGACTTATTGTAGAGAGAGTAGGCAGGCATGATAGCGTGGTTAAGGTCATGCCTCCATTGAACATCTCCAATCACAATCTGCGAAAAGGAATCGACATCCTGAAGGAAAGCATTGCTTCGGTGTTGACGTTGCAAGAGGAGAAGGTTGTACAAAAGATTTAA
- a CDS encoding MFS transporter, giving the protein MEIFKNKNFSLMFFGRILTNIGDSLYAVSAMWLVYNLGGSSFYTGLAGFLSILPKIIQLLSGPMIDRIPIRGILVYSQLIQALLLLIVPIAAYYDFLSVGLVLVITPILNICNTWVYPVQMSALPRVLEKHQLTQGNSLFSIAYQGIDVACNAISGILIVALGAVSLYFWNAIGFFIGALLFSQLRIAPYIMESKMKKEQDTYDEIIEPVNKSTPSRMRLFFRNYTDDLVSGIMLLTRSALAKLLFGIMVINAAGGATFSVLPIYSDEIGGAGIYGLMLMAQALGSVIGATCAPYLRLENVRLGRLYSVAYIISGIAWIGCIFTPWSWLSILVYGLAWVPGGAVNVIINTVVQKGVPQQYLGLVFSATMALSGIAMPIGSLIGGTLGVWLQSSTVITLCGITVVLVGVYWMFDRVSRNLPKTEQLDEGYFNFTPRGGTARSNSEMGV; this is encoded by the coding sequence ATGGAGATTTTCAAAAACAAGAACTTCAGTTTGATGTTTTTTGGCAGAATCTTGACCAATATTGGAGATAGTTTATACGCCGTATCCGCCATGTGGCTGGTCTACAATCTGGGAGGATCCTCATTTTATACAGGACTCGCAGGTTTTTTGTCCATTTTGCCGAAAATTATTCAACTGTTATCCGGACCAATGATAGATCGGATTCCGATTCGGGGGATTCTGGTATACAGTCAGTTAATTCAGGCCTTATTGTTATTAATTGTGCCGATTGCAGCGTACTATGATTTTCTGAGCGTAGGCTTGGTATTGGTGATCACCCCTATTCTGAATATCTGTAATACCTGGGTGTATCCGGTTCAGATGTCAGCTCTGCCAAGAGTATTGGAGAAACACCAACTCACGCAGGGCAATTCTCTGTTCTCCATCGCTTATCAGGGTATCGATGTGGCTTGCAATGCCATCTCCGGGATCCTCATTGTTGCACTGGGCGCGGTATCTCTGTATTTTTGGAATGCCATCGGTTTCTTCATAGGTGCGCTGTTATTCTCCCAATTGCGGATTGCTCCTTATATCATGGAATCGAAAATGAAGAAGGAACAGGATACATACGATGAGATCATTGAACCGGTGAACAAGAGTACACCGTCAAGAATGCGTTTGTTTTTTCGAAATTACACGGATGATTTAGTGAGCGGAATCATGCTGCTTACACGGTCGGCATTGGCCAAATTGCTCTTTGGCATTATGGTTATTAATGCTGCGGGAGGAGCGACATTCAGTGTGCTACCCATATACAGTGATGAGATCGGCGGAGCTGGTATCTACGGGTTGATGCTGATGGCACAGGCGCTCGGTAGTGTCATTGGCGCAACATGTGCACCGTATCTCAGACTGGAAAATGTGCGTTTGGGTCGGTTGTATTCTGTGGCATACATCATCTCCGGGATCGCTTGGATCGGATGTATATTTACCCCATGGAGCTGGCTGAGCATTCTGGTATACGGACTGGCCTGGGTTCCCGGCGGAGCCGTTAACGTCATCATCAATACCGTTGTGCAGAAGGGGGTGCCGCAGCAATATTTGGGTTTGGTTTTCTCCGCGACGATGGCTTTAAGCGGCATAGCTATGCCAATAGGCAGCTTGATCGGCGGTACGTTGGGGGTCTGGCTACAGAGTTCTACAGTCATTACCTTATGTGGAATTACCGTTGTTTTGGTAGGTGTATACTGGATGTTCGATCGCGTATCCCGCAACCTTCCCAAGACGGAGCAACTGGATGAAGGATATTTCAATTTCACACCACGTGGCGGCACGGCTCGCTCCAATAGCGAAATGGGGGTTTAA
- a CDS encoding S-layer homology domain-containing protein codes for MVYPKSKMHSLFALPLAGLLFLLWGAQAAHAEQIDSLLPERSQQEIVQKWNQWMNGNDTSPLYTETPSTSAPYSAGVVNDAYLKQGLNAANFYRFITGLQGDLVLDPTLNRQAQHGAVVVSTGGYLSHYPKQPGDMPKDFFDTGSKSASSSNLYLTSSAKNNVLTKSIQAYMDDSDASNIDRLGHRRWILSPQLQRIGFGLATRSEAGKTYDQYYSAMQVFDKSRTGGTSFNYSLFPNQGAFPIEAFGSTQAWSVQLNTDVFAKPSLSDVKVEMTRTSDQRTWTFNAKNQNSGFPTGYYNVDPADTQWFNQAYFNVETGGYGYGYAIIFRPDDVQLLKNGDTFNIRITGLQKKNGTAAEISYSTRFFHVDGVQDTTLTRITPGQQNLNVRAGEQIDLPSITAVNDNGTSYVPQSNVSFTTTSDRIAIKDGKIVGLQAGKAEIRIRFEGKEAVVSVTVTGIPQLTDIRTHWAKDAIQWAVQQEMVSGYEDGTFKPNNQVSEAEFLSMLFKLYANSDVIQSIDAVEGQGAKGNIWSDRYYTYASALNLNLDASKQNPKLRNHALNRTEVAVIVSGLGGKNYIKDEDAIRYLLNMGYSSGKTAATVQGYAGHESLTRAEAVVFLQNLKEKGFELRGRPKNVTEATENEKNGGLPDQTMKAVYSAEHTLVLQGTFPAYANQTMPIKIYGPSPAVNHIQTQQVTTDAYGNFKLTVSNLDAQELNLYVEVRKDYSYWISVEAGHTAISDYTE; via the coding sequence ATGGTTTATCCGAAAAGTAAAATGCATTCGCTGTTCGCACTGCCCTTGGCAGGCCTGTTGTTTCTGTTATGGGGTGCTCAAGCGGCACATGCAGAACAGATCGACAGTTTGCTGCCAGAGCGAAGTCAGCAGGAGATTGTCCAGAAGTGGAATCAGTGGATGAATGGCAACGATACATCTCCCCTGTATACAGAGACACCTTCCACAAGTGCTCCCTACTCTGCTGGTGTGGTAAATGATGCCTATCTGAAACAGGGGCTGAACGCAGCCAACTTTTATCGTTTTATCACAGGTCTACAGGGCGATCTCGTCCTTGATCCTACATTGAATCGTCAAGCCCAGCATGGGGCTGTTGTGGTCTCCACGGGTGGGTACCTGTCCCATTATCCAAAACAGCCAGGAGATATGCCAAAAGATTTCTTTGACACAGGTTCAAAGTCTGCCAGCAGCTCCAATCTGTATCTTACCAGCAGTGCCAAGAATAACGTCCTGACAAAGAGCATCCAGGCCTACATGGATGATTCAGATGCCTCCAATATTGATCGACTCGGTCATCGGCGCTGGATTTTGAGTCCACAACTGCAACGAATCGGATTTGGACTCGCCACTCGTAGTGAAGCAGGCAAGACATATGATCAGTACTATAGTGCCATGCAGGTATTTGACAAGAGCAGAACTGGGGGAACTTCGTTTAACTACAGTCTGTTCCCAAATCAGGGCGCCTTTCCAATCGAAGCCTTTGGCAGCACACAGGCCTGGTCTGTTCAACTGAATACAGATGTATTCGCGAAGCCATCATTGTCTGACGTAAAGGTCGAGATGACTCGGACTTCCGATCAACGTACGTGGACCTTTAATGCCAAGAACCAGAACAGTGGCTTTCCAACCGGTTATTACAATGTGGACCCTGCGGATACACAATGGTTTAATCAAGCCTATTTCAATGTAGAGACAGGTGGATATGGATATGGATACGCCATTATCTTCCGTCCCGATGATGTGCAATTGTTAAAGAACGGCGATACGTTCAACATTCGAATTACAGGTCTGCAAAAGAAGAACGGTACAGCAGCGGAAATCTCATACTCCACGCGTTTCTTCCATGTTGACGGTGTTCAAGATACCACTCTTACCCGCATAACGCCAGGACAACAAAACCTGAACGTTCGAGCAGGAGAACAGATTGATCTGCCTTCGATCACTGCCGTGAATGATAACGGAACATCCTATGTTCCACAGTCTAACGTTTCCTTCACCACGACGTCAGATCGCATTGCCATCAAGGATGGAAAAATAGTCGGACTTCAGGCCGGTAAAGCCGAAATCCGGATTCGTTTTGAAGGGAAAGAAGCGGTTGTCTCTGTTACGGTCACAGGAATCCCCCAATTAACTGATATCCGTACACATTGGGCGAAAGATGCCATTCAATGGGCCGTTCAACAGGAGATGGTCAGTGGATACGAGGATGGAACGTTCAAACCCAACAATCAGGTGAGTGAAGCCGAATTCCTCTCCATGTTGTTCAAGCTGTATGCGAATTCCGATGTCATTCAGAGTATTGATGCTGTGGAGGGACAAGGTGCCAAAGGGAACATCTGGAGTGATCGTTACTATACCTATGCTTCCGCGTTGAATCTGAATCTGGATGCCAGCAAGCAAAATCCGAAGTTGCGCAATCATGCCTTGAACCGGACAGAAGTAGCTGTGATTGTATCTGGTCTTGGCGGTAAAAATTATATCAAGGATGAAGATGCCATCCGGTATCTGCTGAACATGGGCTACTCATCCGGCAAAACGGCAGCTACGGTGCAAGGTTATGCGGGACATGAATCCTTGACCCGGGCAGAGGCCGTTGTTTTTCTCCAGAACCTGAAGGAAAAAGGCTTCGAACTACGGGGCAGACCGAAGAATGTTACTGAAGCTACCGAAAACGAAAAGAACGGCGGGCTTCCGGATCAGACTATGAAAGCAGTCTATTCTGCCGAGCACACGCTGGTCCTTCAAGGTACGTTCCCGGCGTATGCTAACCAGACAATGCCGATCAAAATTTATGGTCCTTCGCCTGCTGTAAACCACATCCAGACGCAGCAGGTTACAACAGATGCCTATGGCAATTTTAAACTAACGGTAAGTAACCTTGATGCGCAGGAACTTAACCTCTATGTGGAAGTACGCAAAGATTATTCCTATTGGATCAGTGTAGAGGCAGGGCACACTGCGATAAGTGACTATACGGAGTAA
- a CDS encoding GyrI-like domain-containing protein has translation MNHNVIEQQSLTFVGIKRTFSCVDGENLREIPKMWQDALADGIEERLNGFNNGAIPGLVGICIDQRELQDKQMEYWIATSHAGEVPEGLVSIELPASHWVVFEAEELEPEAIQRLWHYIMTEWFPSTSYQHAGIPELEVYRGHGAPPQVWIPVVVQKVRF, from the coding sequence GTGAATCATAATGTGATCGAACAACAGTCTCTTACCTTTGTCGGCATCAAACGAACGTTCTCTTGTGTGGATGGTGAGAATTTAAGAGAAATTCCTAAGATGTGGCAGGATGCTTTGGCAGACGGAATTGAGGAACGTTTAAACGGGTTCAATAACGGGGCCATTCCCGGTTTGGTGGGCATCTGTATTGATCAGCGAGAGCTGCAGGACAAACAAATGGAGTACTGGATTGCTACCTCCCACGCAGGTGAAGTGCCTGAAGGTTTGGTGTCCATCGAACTTCCCGCGTCCCATTGGGTTGTATTTGAAGCTGAAGAACTAGAACCGGAAGCGATACAACGGTTGTGGCACTATATTATGACAGAGTGGTTTCCTTCCACTTCATATCAGCATGCAGGGATTCCGGAACTTGAAGTGTACAGAGGTCACGGCGCACCACCGCAAGTGTGGATACCTGTGGTTGTTCAAAAAGTCCGTTTTTGA
- a CDS encoding CBS domain-containing protein → MEISYFLLPKAEVAYIKSTASMKDAIEQLESQHYTAIPVIDQDGKYVATLSEGDLLWKMRNTPGLTFDTMDQVQVHEINNRVYNECVYIEAEMEDMLTLAADQNFVPVVDVDRVFLGIIRRKDIIEYYTRNISD, encoded by the coding sequence ATGGAAATCAGCTATTTTTTACTCCCCAAAGCCGAAGTGGCCTATATCAAGTCTACCGCTTCCATGAAAGATGCTATTGAGCAACTGGAATCGCAGCACTACACCGCCATTCCCGTGATTGACCAGGATGGAAAATATGTTGCTACCCTTTCCGAAGGCGATTTGTTATGGAAAATGCGAAATACACCCGGATTGACTTTTGATACGATGGATCAGGTTCAAGTCCATGAGATTAACAATCGGGTATATAATGAATGTGTATACATTGAGGCTGAAATGGAGGATATGCTGACACTTGCAGCAGACCAAAATTTTGTGCCCGTGGTAGATGTCGATCGTGTCTTCCTCGGTATTATCCGTCGTAAGGATATTATCGAATATTATACGCGTAACATTTCGGATTAG